Proteins encoded by one window of Desulfovibrio ferrophilus:
- a CDS encoding putative sulfate/molybdate transporter, whose amino-acid sequence MTYRLSKLEIAGSLADLGVILPIAVGMIMVNQLSPQGVFLSVGLFYIASGIYFGTTTPVQPMKVMGSYAITMGLASSEVHAASLTVGVTLFLIGLSGSMKRIIRIIPKPVIRGIQLSTGILLMAQSVRFVLGEAPLQQLRHSAEPFLSVTKLGPVPINWLLGLAAMGLTMALLTSKRFPAGLVVIGFGILSGLLLGAATDGIALAPQLPSLMPEGMPSLDMLVAVFIALTLPQLPMTLGNAVIANADLAKEYFGDDARRTTPKALCLSMGLANLGSFLLGGIPMCHGAGGLAAHYRFGARTAGSNMFIGGLFVITALLLGDTILDAVRLIPLSVLGVLLFFAGSQLALTILDMKTRQDLFICVTVLGITLASNLAVGFILGAALAALMRSGRFTP is encoded by the coding sequence CCTATCGTTTAAGCAAGCTTGAAATTGCCGGTTCTCTCGCCGATCTGGGCGTCATTCTGCCCATTGCCGTGGGCATGATCATGGTCAATCAACTCTCACCCCAGGGCGTGTTCCTGTCCGTGGGCCTGTTTTACATTGCCTCAGGCATCTATTTTGGCACCACAACCCCAGTGCAGCCCATGAAGGTCATGGGTTCCTATGCGATCACCATGGGGTTGGCATCCTCGGAAGTGCATGCAGCAAGCTTAACCGTGGGAGTGACATTGTTTTTGATCGGACTGTCTGGCTCCATGAAACGCATCATTCGTATCATCCCCAAGCCAGTCATCCGAGGTATCCAGCTCTCTACCGGCATCCTGCTGATGGCGCAGAGTGTGCGTTTTGTGTTGGGTGAAGCCCCACTGCAGCAACTTCGCCATTCGGCCGAACCCTTTCTCAGCGTGACCAAGCTGGGGCCAGTACCCATCAACTGGCTCCTTGGCCTTGCAGCCATGGGCCTAACCATGGCGCTACTAACCAGCAAGCGCTTTCCTGCAGGACTTGTTGTGATTGGATTCGGCATTCTCTCCGGTCTCTTGCTCGGGGCGGCAACAGACGGTATCGCACTGGCACCACAGCTTCCCAGTCTGATGCCCGAAGGTATGCCATCTCTGGACATGCTTGTGGCAGTCTTCATAGCACTGACCCTCCCGCAGCTCCCCATGACCTTAGGAAACGCCGTTATCGCCAATGCCGATCTCGCCAAAGAATATTTCGGCGACGATGCCAGACGAACCACACCCAAAGCCCTGTGCCTTTCCATGGGTCTGGCCAATCTTGGCAGTTTTCTGCTGGGAGGAATCCCCATGTGCCATGGGGCAGGCGGGCTGGCAGCGCACTACCGATTCGGCGCACGCACTGCAGGCTCAAACATGTTTATTGGCGGGCTGTTCGTGATCACGGCATTACTGCTGGGTGACACCATCCTGGACGCAGTACGGCTGATACCACTATCAGTATTGGGAGTTCTTTTGTTTTTTGCGGGAAGCCAACTGGCGCTGACCATTCTGGACATGAAAACTCGCCAGGATCTGTTTATCTGTGTGACTGTACTCGGGATCACCCTGGCCTCGAATCTTGCCGTAGGATTCATTCTCGGAGCAGCCCTTGCCGCGCTGATGCGCTCAGGTCGTTTCACTCCCTGA